Proteins from one Vespula vulgaris chromosome 23, iyVesVulg1.1, whole genome shotgun sequence genomic window:
- the LOC127071897 gene encoding alpha-protein kinase 1: MSEMTSVEKQQEHQQQQQQYVGGSSNSEYHCKDCDLYFESDKSLRVHLCYHQENLSTRWTNQTQQEESNNNNSKAGNHNSGGSHANVKRESVTAPADSCESSSTSPSQEPSSSHHQHQEQQQQQPPPQPPPQPPPPPPQPQQQPQQQQQQQQQQQQEQQQQTSQSYNHFHTPMYSETSYFIQNDSAYLLSHHYSSSQDDVSNNVGVTGGSGYSRYHPYQHQQHFPTERTCSISSTSPQSPPLQCDKCGAVYEDANQLGEHVRTSHSTSPNVYPGQPQYQQLGGSPQQQNQPQLHPSPTQPSQQPQQQQQHGYEYNGGQAMKSSEVKQEPEEQAEILDLDSHKVQTHRYEEELMRLHHHQQHQQDLQMQIHQQQVLQHQQQRSGSLPVGSMLGWPPGGQPHEYHPGLPSMGGMDNVSPISDQGQFIRGQHMSVVESSRHPGSPIITSTQTMPTHQLPATLLQQPPKAPPLANQSWKSNEARRPKTYNCTACNKWFTSSGHLKRHYNTTLHKNAVKQSNQPDPANLPISAHHHPGRDNGVGHGHGHGSVRGTGPSRSSPELSSSASPPNLIAGPSGEAARGLLHTPTTTTTTTTSTLYNNNNNSSNSSNSSNESSVVVLAQQQQQQQPQGSMVLLGSTMLPLNSPGQSPMAAHHQQMGSSPPQLVQHHHRHQHQQQQQQHHQQQQQQQQQLHIPMDSPSGQIHIHHPMNSPISVMQPHPGPHLSSPSQMGSSHPHHLTSPTTSGSVHPAMVSSPPAMGNTTTPQQVYPNALPPHVTTSTSMGLLESITIQLTTTGNSLLPISSAEQQQQQQQQQQQQQQQQQQQQQQQQQQQQQQQQLQHQHHHLHQQTQDMLPGFGTFSNHQRSLPSFTQFGISGFLVGHDQVQAVNVGGLSPEENRSPQDRSFESPGSSYDTYRNSSPRYESLTNMDMSTMQVNTDGMIVKQYEIENQQQHHLVQQLQQQIGEQEQQRQQIHEANNNLPQHVQAKEELNPNVGLQLEENPKAKIAGMLLSKEHQVTSTNTGSHYISQDGLHKCIECDKVFNRACYLTQHNKSFHSGDKPFKCNQCGKRFPLEYLHAKHLQKHAGDKPYKCEICPKQFNHKTDLRRHMCLHTGEKPYACDNCGKGFIRKDHMMKHLETHKKKSNNQNVLLRA, encoded by the coding sequence ATGAGTGAGATGACGAGCGTGGAAAAGCAACAAGAGcaccaacagcagcagcagcaatacGTTGGTGGCAGTTCCAATTCGGAATATCACTGCAAAGATTGCGACTTGTATTTTGAGAGCGATAAGAGTCTCAGGGTGCATTTGTGTTATCATCAAGAAAATCTATCTACGCGTTGGACAAATCAAACGCAACAAGAGGAGagtaataacaacaatagCAAGGCTGGAAATCATAACAGTGGCGGTAGTCACGCGAATGTTAAACGCGAGAGCGTAACGGCACCGGCGGACTCGTGCGAGTCTTCTTCGACGTCGCCTTCCCAGGAACCATCTTCTTCGCATCACCAGCATCAagagcagcagcagcagcagccgcCGCCGCAGCCGCCGCCGcagccgccgccgccgccgccgcagCCGCAGCAGCAgccgcagcagcagcaacagcaacagcaacagcagcagcaagagcaacaacaacaaacgaGTCAAAgttataatcattttcataCACCAATGTACAGCGAAACAAGTTACTTTATACAAAACGACTCGGCCTACCTCCTCTCCCATCATTATTCATCGTCTCAAGACGACGTTTCGAACAATGTCGGCGTTACTGGTGGTAGCGGATATTCGCGTTACCATCCGTATCAACATCAACAACATTTTCCAACGGAGCGTACCTGCTCGATCAGCTCGACGAGCCCGCAAAGTCCGCCGCTTCAGTGCGACAAATGCGGTGCCGTTTACGAGGATGCGAATCAACTCGGCGAACACGTCCGGACGAGTCATTCGACCTCGCCTAACGTTTATCCGGGTCAACCGCAGTATCAACAATTAGGTGGCAGTCCTCAACAACAAAATCAGCCGCAGTTGCATCCGTCTCCTACTCAACCGAGTCAACAAccgcagcaacagcaacagcatgGTTACGAGTATAATGGCGGACAAGCGATGAAGTCGTCGGAAGTGAAACAAGAACCGGAGGAACAGGCCGAGATCCTCGATCTGGACTCCCACAAGGTTCAGACTCACAGATACGAGGAAGAATTGATGAggcttcatcatcatcaacagcATCAGCAAGACTTACAGATGCAGATCCATCAGCAGCAAGTACTCCAACATCAACAACAGAGGAGCGGATCGCTTCCGGTGGGTTCTATGTTGGGTTGGCCACCGGGCGGTCAACCGCACGAGTACCATCCGGGTCTTCCATCTATGGGAGGTATGGACAACGTTTCGCCAATATCCGATCAGGGACAGTTCATCCGCGGCCAACACATGTCCGTAGTGGAGTCGTCCCGACATCCTGGCTCTCCCATTATCACCAGCACGCAAACGATGCCTACGCATCAATTGCCAGCGACTCTATTGCAACAACCACCGAAAGCTCCGCCATTGGCCAATCAATCGTGGAAGAGTAACGAGGCACGACGGCCAAAAACTTACAACTGCACCGCGTGCAACAAGTGGTTCACCAGTTCGGGCCATTTGAAAAGACACTATAATACTACCCTTCATAAGAACGCCGTGAAACAAAGCAATCAACCGGATCCGGCGAATCTACCGATAAGCGCGCACCATCATCCTGGCAGGGATAACGGCGTCGGACACGGACACGGTCATGGAAGTGTCAGGGGTACCGGCCCGTCGAGGTCGTCGCCAGAGTTATCATCCTCTGCCAGTCCCCCAAACTTGATTGCAGGTCCCTCGGGCGAGGCGGCGAGGGGCCTGCTGCACACgcccaccaccaccaccaccaccaccaccagcactctctacaacaacaacaacaattccagcaacagcagcaacagcagcaacgaATCTTCGGTGGTAGTTCTTGctcaacaacagcagcaacagcagccaCAGGGTTCAATGGTTCTCTTGGGCTCCACAATGTTGCCTCTCAATTCCCCGGGTCAGTCGCCAATGGCGGCGCATCATCAACAAATGGGCTCATCGCCGCCACAATTGGTTCAACATCATCACCGGCACCAAcatcaacagcaacagcagcagcatcatcagcaacagcaacagcagcaacaacagttGCACATACCAATGGATTCGCCATCGGGCCAAATCCACATACATCATCCCATGAATTCTCCTATCTCGGTAATGCAACCGCATCCGGGGCCCCATCTGAGTTCGCCTTCGCAAATGGGCTCGTCTCATCCGCACCACCTGACTTCGCCTACAACGTCGGGCTCGGTTCACCCAGCAATGGTTTCGTCGCCCCCTGCGATGGGGAATACTACGACCCCTCAACAGGTTTACCCAAACGCTTTGCCCCCCCACGTTACAACTTCTACCAGCATGGGCCTGCTGGAGTCTATCACCATCCAACTAACTACTACTGGTAATTCGCTATTGCCGATTTCTTCGGCcgagcagcagcagcagcagcagcagcagcagcagcagcaacagcagcagcagcagcagcagcaacaacaacaacaacaacaacaacaacaacaacaacaactgcAACACCAGCATCACCATCTTCATCAGCAGACCCAAGATATGTTACCCGGTTTTGGAACTTTTAGTAACCATCAAAGATCTTTGCCGAGCTTCACCCAATTCGGCATTTCCGGGTTCTTGGTAGGCCACGATCAAGTACAGGCCGTTAACGTGGGGGGGCTAAGTCCGGAGGAGAATCGATCTCCTCAAGACAGATCCTTCGAGTCTCCCGGATCCAGTTATGATACCTATAGAAATTCATCGCCGCGATACGAGTCTTTGACGAATATGGATATGTCGACTATGCAAGTAAATACCGATGGCATGATTGTTAAACAATATGAGATCGAGAATCAACAGCAACATCATCTCGTGCAGCAATTGCAACAACAAATAGGTgaacaagaacaacaacgGCAGCAAATCCACGAAGCTAACAACAATCTACCGCAACATGTGCAAGCTAAGGAAGAACTCAATCCGAACGTTGGCCTGCAACTCGAAGAAAATCCAAAAGCGAAAATTGCAGGCATGCTCTTGAGCAAGGAGCATCAGGTAACCAGCACAAACACGGGTTCGCATTACATCTCCCAGGATGGTTTACATAAGTGTATCGAATGCGACAAAGTTTTTAACAGAGCATGCTACCTGACTCAGCATAACAAAAGCTTCCACTCGGGTGATAAACCATTTAAATGTAATCAGTGCGGTAAAAGATTCCCCCTCGAGTACCTGCATGCGAAACACCTGCAGAAGCATGCTGGCGACAAACCGTACAAGTGCGAGATCTGTCCAAAGCAATTCAACCACAAGACCGACCTCAGACGGCACATGTGCCTTCACACGGGGGAAAAACCATATGCTTGTGATAATTGCGGAAAAGGTTTCATCAGAAAAGATCACATGATGAAACATCTTGAaacgcataaaaaaaaatcaaataatcagAATGTCCTTTTGCGGGCGTGA